The segment GTTTGTTTTTTGAAAATGCAGATCAAAACAAGGCCCAAAAGTCCTGATTTTATCCTTTTTCCTGCCTGAATCTGGACTCAAAACCCACGAATTTTAAAGGAAAACCTCGTAGGAAATGGATGAAAAGCCGGCATATTTTACTCAAAACACGCCGGGAAATTCAAAAAAGGCCTTACTTTTTTGAGAAAAGAGACTGAGAGAGCTATTTTCCCTCCTTTTATTGATCGGAAAAAGCTACTTTACCCAACTATCTTTTTGCTCCATAATTTCACCAACGGCTGACATGCCCCTGTTTTTCTTGCCCGGCTTGTACTTTATTCCCCGACAAATAACTCCATTTCACCAGCCTCAGCTATCAAACTGAAAAACCTCAACTCGCTATACAGGCAATAAAAGTCAGTATGCCCGGACAGCGGTCCGAATACGCGAAAAATAAAGGGGTTTCTACCCGACAGATTGGCAGAGAATCGGATACTTAATTCCTTTCCCGGTTACGGGGATGATGTTCTAAGATTTCTTTCCGCAGCGACTCCCGGTCGATGTGCGTATAGATTTCAGTCGTAGTTATACTTTCATGCCCTAACATTTCCTGGATGGCACGCAGATTGGCTCCGCCTTCCAAGAGATGGGTGGCAAAAGAATGGCGAAAAGTATGCGGACTGACCGTCTTATGTATTCCGGCCAACTCAGCATGTTGCTTGATGACATAAAAAACCATCACGCGGGTAAGCGGCGCGCCCCGGCGGTTCAGGAACAGAATATCTTCCGCTCCCTTTTTAACAACCATCATACCGCGATAATACAGATAATTCTTAATTTCCCGCAAAGCCGTTTGCGAGATCGGGACCAAGCGTTGTTTGGAGCCCTTTCCTTCTACGCGGATAAAACCTTCTTCCGGATAAACGTCAGAGATACGCAAGCCTACCAGTTCAGAAACACGCAGTCCGCAACTGTAAAGCACTTCCAGCATGGCCCGGTTCCGCTGACCTTCGGGAGTAGACAAGTCGATGGTATCTAATATCCGGTCAATCTCCTGCACTGAAAGGACATCAGGCAGTTTCATGCCGATCTTCGGTATTTCCAACAGTTCGGTGGGGTCTGATTCGATATAACCATCCAGCAAGAGAAATTTATAGAACGACTTGATGCCTGAGATAATCCGGGCCTGCGAACGAGCCTGAATGCCGATATCATGCAATTGTGCCACGAACTGCTGCAAGTCATCGTAAGTAATCTTTCGAATGTCTTTGTCTTCCGATTCCACAAAACGGACCAGCTTGTCCAAGTCTGTCAGATAAGCTTCAATGGTATTCGCAGAAAGAGCCTTTTCCAATCGCAAATACGTCTTATACCGATTATATATATCTTCCTGGGCCGGCATTTTCCGTCTCTGTTTTACTGTATCACACAATCTGTTTTAGCCGATTCCGGCTTTCTTTATATAAGCGCCAAGCGCAAAATGACAAACAAATGTAATAAATTAGCAATAATGTCTTCACATGATTAACTTTCCTTTGCAACGTCAAACGAAAAAGATTTTTAAACTAAATTATCAAAAATGGAGCTTTCAAGTAAAATGGTTCGATTAACCGGACTGCTTTGTGTTGCAAGTACTTTACAGGGAATTCCTTCCTTGTTCGCATCTGTTCCCAACATGATCCCCAGCATTGCCCAGCAAAGCGATGTTTACATGTTGACAGGTACAGTCATTGATGAAGCCGGTGTTCCAGTCATTGGGGCCAACATCATTGAAAAAGGAACGACAAACGGTGCTGTCACTGACTTTGACGGTAATTTCTCTATCCAGATCAGCAAGCATTCAACACTCGTTGTCTCTTATATCGGGTATTCAGACCAGGAAATAGCCGTAAACGGAGCTCAGACACTTCGTATTGTCTTAAAAGAAGATTCACAGTCGTTAGACGAACTGGTTGTTGTAGGTTATGGTACACAGAAAAAAGTAAATTTGACAGGCGCTGTAGAACAGGTCACAAGTGAAGTATTCGACAATCGTTCGGTACCAAACGTAACACAAGCCTTGCAAGGTTCTATCCCTAACTTAAATATTCAGATTACCGATGGTAAGCCGACACGTACGGCCAGTTACAATGTGCGTGGTACTACTTCTATCGGACAAGGTGGCGATGCTTTGGTTTTAATTGATGGCGTAGAAGGCGATCCCTCAACCCTGAATCCCAATGATATTGCCAGTGTATCCGTTTTGAAGGATGCTGCTTCTGCAGCCATTTACGGAGCACGCGGTACCTTTGGTGTCGTTTTGATCACGACCAAAGAGCCGAACAAAGACAAGACTTCGATCACTTATTCAGGCAACTTCTCGATGCAGCAGCCTACAACCGTCCCTGATTTTGTAACAGACGGTTATGAGTATGCCAGCCATTTCTATGAAGCATATCATGCCTGGAACAACTATTCTGCTGACCCGAAGAACATCAACAAGACACAGGAGTTCTCATTGTCATGGCTGGAGAACTTCCGCCAGCGGAAAGAACAAGGCATCACCCAGGAATGGGAAATCGATCCGACCGGTAAATATATTTATTATGGTAACGAAGATTACTATGATGCGCTGTACAAAAAACATACATTTGCACAGGATCATAACCTGTCAGTCAGCGGAAACAACGGAAAACTGAACTACTATGTTTCCGGACGTTTCTACGGTTACGATGGTCTGTTCAAACATAATACCGACGAATATAAAACAATGAACCTGAGAGCCAAAGGTTCTATACAGGTATTCGACTGGTTGAAGATCGAGAACAATATGGAATTCTCGAACATGGACTATCACAACCCGATCAATGTGGGCGAAGGCGGATCAATCTGGCGTAACATTGCCGATGAAGGACACCCGAGTTCTCCGATCTTTAATCCGGATGGTTCGCTTACCTTCTCGGCAGCCTATACAATCGGAGATTTCATCTATGGTAAAAACGGATTGGACACCAACAACCGGGTACTGAGAAATACGACAGGTTTTACAGCCTCATTCCTTGAGAACAAACTGCATGTCCGCGGCGACTTTACCTTCCGCAACACCGATTACGGACAGACGCAACGCCGTGTGCCGGTTCCTTATAGTACATACGACGGTGAAATCCGTGAACTGAGTACACAATACAACGATATACAGGAATACAAGACACGCACCAATTACATTGCGACCAACATCTACGCCGATTATGAAAATACATTCAACGAAGCTCACTACTTCAAAGGCATGATCGGTTATAACTACGAACAATCGACTTATGACGGACTGAAGGTTTTACGAAACGGATTGTTGCTCGAGGATTCCGAAAACATCAACATGGCCTTGGGTGATGCTATCACGACATCAGGTGAATACAACAGATGGCGTATTGCCGGTGGCTTCTTCCGTTTGAACTATGGATACAAAGACCGTTATCTGGTAGAAGTGAACGGCCGTTACGACGGGTCTTCCAAATTCCCGACAAACCAGCAATGGGCTTTCTTCCCGTCAATCTCCGGTGGTTGGCGTTTGTCGGAAGAAGAATTCTGGAATGTAAAACCGGAAATCCTTTCGGATGTCAAGATCCGTGCTTCCTATGGTTCATTGGGAAATGGTAACGTAGATCCGTACAGCTATCTTGAACTCCTCAGCATCAACACTTCCGGACGCGTATTGAACGGGTTGAAAAACAAATATACCAGTGCTCCGGCTGTTATGCCCGACGGACTGACTTGGGAAACAGCCACGACAACGGATGTGGGAGCAGATTTCGGTTCACTGAACGGACGCCTCCGTTTCTCGGGAGACTATTATATCCGTAAGACAACCGACATGTACACCGTGGGAGAAACACTACCGGATGTATTCGGTGCCAGCTCTCCTAAAGGAAACTATGCCGATATGACTACTCGCGGTTGGGAAATAACCCTGACCTGGCGCGACCAGTTCCAGTTGGCCAGCAAGCCTTTCAACTACGAAATCCGTGGTACTTTATCCGACTATATCTCAACCATCGACCGTTACAATAATAAAGACGGAAAACTTTCAGATTACTATGCCGGACAACGCGTAGGTGAAATCTGGGGATATGTAACCGAAGGTTTGTTCCAAAGCCAGGAAGAAATCGACAATCATGCCGACCAGACCCTGATTCAGTCATCTTCACAGCACGTCACTTATCCGGGCGACGTCAAGATCAAAGACTTGAATGGTGATGGTGTCATTGATTATGGAAACAATACTCTGACCGACCATGGTGATAAAACCATTATCGGTAATAGTCTGCCTCGCTTCTCCTACAGCTTGAACCTGAGCGGCGACTGGAACAGCTTCTTCGTCTCAGCCTTCTTCCAAGGTGTCGGAAAACAAGACTGGTATCCGAGTAGCGAATGTATCTTCTGGGGACAATACAACCGTCCGTACAACAACCTGCCGACATGGCACTTAGGAAACTATTGGACAGAAGATAATCCGGATGCTTATCTGCCCCGTTATGCAGGTTATAACTCTTCTCTGAAAGAAACGACGCAGACTCGCTACTTACAGAATGTAGCTTACATCCGACTGAAGAATCTGCAGTTCGGTTATACATTGCCGCAGGAAATTGTAGCAAAAGCCAAGATGCAGAACGCGCGTATCTACATTTCCGCAGAAAACCTCTGGTGCTGGTCACCACTGTATAAGCATACACGAGATCTGGACGTAACGAATATTTACGGTTCCGATCCGGATCTGACCGACGGAGGCAGCGGTGATGGACAAAGCTATCCGCAGATGCAAAGTATTAGTTTAGGTGTTTCTGTAACTTTTTAATTGAATAGACAAAAATGAAAAATATTATAGTACCTTTTGTTTCCGCCTGTTTGTTCCTTTCTGCTTGTTCCATGGATGAAGTTCCACAGGCGTCAGTTGATAAAGAAACGGTATTCAGCAATGAGAAAGGTCTGGAAACATATTCCTATTCTTTCTACGACATGCTGCCATCTGTAACCAACGGTTATAACCAGGATGCCATGTGTGACTATGGAGCTGTAACCAATTATGACGACTTTATCCGTGCCGGAGCCTATTCTCCGGAAGTCAGTACAGGCTGGGACTGGACAGATCTTCGCAACATCAATTATTTCATTGAGAACTGTACAAATGAAGCAGTAGAAGAATCCGTCCGTAACAATTACATCGGCTTAGCCCGTTTCTTCCGAGCTTACTTCTATTATGAGAAAGTCGTTCGTTTCGGAGATGTGCCCTGGATTGACCGGACTTTGACCGTCGACGACGAATTACTTTACGCGCCACGTGATTCACGTACCGTTGTCATGGATCATGTCTTGGAAGACCTGGATTTTGCCTGCGAACATATTACACGGACCAGCGATGAAACAGGTTCACTTGTTACCAAATGGGTTGCCTATGCACTCAAATCCAGAATCTGTCTGTTTGAAGGAACTTTCCGTAAATACCATACTGAATTAGGATTGACCGATACAGCAGACAAATGGCTACAGGAAGCAGCGAATGCAGCCGAAACCGTCATGAATGAAAGTGGATATTCTATTTATACTGGAGCTGGTGAAGACGCCTCATTCCGTACTTTGTTTATCAGTAATTCTCCGGTTACTTCCGAAGTCATGCTGGCAAGTGTTGCCGACGAAGGATTAGGAGTCTTGGGTTCAGCCAACTGGTGGTGGACTTCCGGTACATACGGTTCACGTTTCAGCATGATCCGCTCCTTTATCAATCTGTTTCTGATGACAGATGGTACACCATTTACCGATAAGCCCAATCACGAACAAATCGAGTTCTACGATGAATGTCAGAACCGTGATAAACGTCTGGCTCAAACGATCCGTACGCCGGGTTATATGCGTGACGGAAAACCGGCTGCACCGAATTTCAACGGATATTCTTACACCGGTTACCAGCCAATCAAATATACGTTGGATGATTCATACTACGATGCCGGAGCACTGAACACCAACGCCATTCCGCTGTTCCGCTATGCTGAAGTATTATTAAATTATGCCGAGGCAAAAGCTGAAATGGGAACACTGACTGATGCCGACTGGGCCAATACGATTGGTGTATTACGGGCACGTGCCGGAATCACAGGTGGACTAAATGCAAAACCGACGAAAGTCGACAAATACATCCAGGAAACCTATTTCCCGGAAATATCTGATCCAACCATTCTGGAAGTTCGACGTGAACGCTCTATTGAGTTAGCCTTGGAAGGCTTCCGCTTTACGGATTTACTGCGCTGGAAACGTGGAGATCTGATGACGATGCGATGGACCGGAATTTATGTTCCGAAGTTGAATGTACAAATGGACCTGGATCATGACGGGACAACTGATGTGATCTTCTATAAAGGAGAAACACCAACCGGACTGCCATCATCTTGTACGCCGATTGCAGTTGATGGAGGAGACGTAACACGTCAAGGCCTCACAGGTAGCAATTCTGGTAATCTGACATGGTACGACAACGACCCTTCACGAGTTTGGTATGAAGACGGACGCCAATATTATTATCCGATACCAAAATCGGCTATTAACTTAAATGGAAATCTGAAACAAAACCCAGGTTGGGAATAAATCAAGTAAAAGATATGAAAAGAATCGTTTTATATTTATGCGCTGCGCTGGCATGGCTGACTACCTTGCCGGCAGCCGCTGCGCAACAAGCAGAGAAATCATCGTGCACCCTCAATGTCGCTACTTTCAACTTGCGAATGGATACACCGAAAGATGGAGATAACGCATGGCCTAACCGTAAAGAAATGGTCAAAGGTTTAATCCGTTTTCACGACTTCGACATTTTCGGAACACAGGAAGGATTCAAGCATCAATTAGATAATATCCTGGAATTAGGAAATTATGCCTATATCGGAGCCGGACGAGATGACGGAAAAGAAGCCGGTGAACACTCTGCCATCTTTTACAAGAAAGATCGTTTTGAGGTATTGGATAAAGGAAACTTCTGGTTTTCTGAAACACCAAACGTTCCCGGAAAAGGATGGGATGCTGTTTGCTGCAATCGTATCTGTTCTTGGGGGAAATTCAAGGATAAAGTAAGTGGTCAGGTCTTTTTCTTCTTTAATTCTCATTACGATCATCAAGGGAAAGTAGCACGCCGGGAATCTTCCCTCCTGCTGCTAAAGAAAATCCGCGAGATAGCCGGAGAAAAGGCTATTGTCTTTGCTACCGGCGACTTCAATGCCGTTCCGACCGACGAACCGATCGTTACATTGGCTGCCGACGGATTATTACTGGATTCATATACCCGTTCAGAAACGCCCCGATATGGTACAGAAGGCACATTCAGCAGTTTTCAACTGGATGCCCCGATGCAAAACCGGATCGACTATATCTGGGTTACAAAACAAATATCCGTCAAGAAATATGCCGTACTGAACGACATGCAATACGGACATTTCCCGTCTGATCATTTCCCAGTAATGATTCAGGCCGCATTCTAAACAAATACCAGACAAAAACCTGTCTTATGATAGAGCCTTTCAGGAATGGATAAGCAACATCCAAGCCCTGGAAGGCTCATGTATTCTTCAACGCATGATCAAACTGTTTAGCCAAAACTTAACAATAAATCCAAGAAAAATCACTATCTTTGTGCCGTAATGTTTCCTTATACTAAACATTACAGCAAAATTCAATGCGTATGAAGAAAATCTTAATCATCAATGGCCCGAATTTAAATTTGCTGGGAAAGAGAGAACCGACCATATATGGTAATAACACTTTCGAAGATTATTTAGAACAGCTACGAGAAAAATACCCTCAATGCGAAATATCCTATTATCAAAGCAATATCGAAGGGGAATTGATTAACAAGATTCATGAAGTAGGCTTCACTTATGACGGGATCATTTTAAATGCAGGCGCTTATACCCATACATCGATCGCCCTGCACGATGCAATTAAGGCAGTAACGACACCCGTAATAGAAGTCCATATTTCCAATGTACATGCCCGCGAGCCATTCCGCCACGTATCTATGATTTCAGCTGCCTGTAAAGGTGTCGTGATAGGATTTGGCTTGGAATCCTACCGATTGGCATTAGAGTCGTTTATCGGTAAATAACCCGAATGTAAATAATTCAAACTCATTAATTATATGTTAAAGCATACAAAGATTGTTGCTACTGTTTCAGACCAGCGGTGTGATGTCGAATTTATCGACGCCCTGTATAAGGCCGGCATGAATGTTGTCCGCCTGAATACAGCACACATGGATGAAGAAGGTTTATCGCGTGTTGTTAATAATGTTCGTGCCGTTTCTAACCGGATCGGAATTCTGATGGATACAAAAGGTCCGGAAGTAAGAACGACTCCTACTGAAAATAATGTTTCCATACCTTTTGTAACTGGTGATCTGGTAAAGATCTCCGGAGATCCCAATGGAGTGACTACGCATGAACATATCTATGTTTCTTATCCCCGTTTTGTGCATGACCTGTCTGTCGGCAGTACGATCCTGATCGATGACGGCGACCTGGAATTAAAGGTTATCGAAAAGCATGAAGATTATCTGCTTTGCGAAGCGCAAAACGAAGCCACTATGGGAAACCGCAAAAGTGTCAATGTACCGGGTGTTCGTATCAATCTGCCTTCACTGACTGACAAAGACAGAAAAAATATCTTATGGGCTATCCAGAACGACTTAGACTTCATCGCCCACTCTTTTGTCCGGAGCAAACAAGACGTATTGGACATCCAGCATATTCTGGACGAATACAATAGTCCGATCAAGATCATTGCCAAGATAGAAAACCAGGAAGGAGTAGATAATATTGATGAAATCCTGGAAGCTGCCTATGGTATCATGATTGCCCGTGGAGATTTGGGCATCGAAGTAGCAGCCGAGAAAATCCCGGGTATTCAGCGCATTCTGATCCGTAAATGTGTAGAAGTCAAGAAGCCGGTAATAGTTGCCACCCAGATGCTGCATTCTATGATCAATAATCCGCGTCCGACCCGTGCTGAAGTAACGGATATCGCCAATGCCATTTATTATCGGACAGACGCACTGATGCTGAGTGGAGAAACAGCCTACGGTAAATATCCGGTAGAAGCCGTTCAGACTATGACGAAAGTTGCCCGCGAAGCTGAGAAAACCAAATTGGCAGCCAACGACATTCGCGTGCCTATTGAAGGGAATGACTTGGATGTCACTTCTTTCTTGGCTAAACAGGCTGTTAAATCATCCTCAAAGCTGAATGTTAAGGCAATTATCACCGACAGCCATACCGGACGTACAGCTCGCTATCTGGCAGCATTCCGCGGTCCGGCTACCGTATTTGCCATCTGTTACCGTGAAAGAGTAATGCGCATGCTGTCTCTTTCGTATGGTGTTTGGGCCGTTCATCAGCCGTGGAACGACAGCCGTCGGGGTTATTTCTACGATGCCCTGTATCAGCTGATCAAGAGCGGACGTATCACCCGCGACAATATGGTTGCCTACCTGAGCGGAAGCTTTGGAGAAGGTGGTGGAACAACCTTCCTCGAAATCAATAATGTTGGCAGGGTTCTGGATGCAAGCAGCAGCTATACATTGCCTACATTCCAAGAATAAAGGATAAAGACAGAGACATGGAAAAAGTCGATATCAACGATTATATCCTGTCGCACTCTGATGATGAAGGAGATTTACTGGCAGCACTGAACCGTGATGCCAATGTAAACCTCCTTCGTCCTCGTATGCTGTCAGGCCATTTACAAGGAAGAATCCTGAAAATGTTCTGTCGGATGCTACGGCCGAAACGGGCTCTAGAGATTGGAACCTACACGGCATACGCTACTCTATGTATGGCGGAAGGTATGGAAGAAGGTTCTCTCATTCACACCATTGAGATTAATGATGAAATGGAAGACTTTATCCAGAAATATGTTTCCCAGTCACCGCATAAAGATAAAATTAAGGTGCACTACGGCGATGCCATGGACATCATCCCGCAGTTGAACGAGACCTTCGACCTGGTCTTTATCGATGCCAACAAACGGTTGTATTCTAAATACTATGATTTGGTCTTTCCGAT is part of the Parabacteroides sp. AD58 genome and harbors:
- the xerD gene encoding site-specific tyrosine recombinase XerD: MPAQEDIYNRYKTYLRLEKALSANTIEAYLTDLDKLVRFVESEDKDIRKITYDDLQQFVAQLHDIGIQARSQARIISGIKSFYKFLLLDGYIESDPTELLEIPKIGMKLPDVLSVQEIDRILDTIDLSTPEGQRNRAMLEVLYSCGLRVSELVGLRISDVYPEEGFIRVEGKGSKQRLVPISQTALREIKNYLYYRGMMVVKKGAEDILFLNRRGAPLTRVMVFYVIKQHAELAGIHKTVSPHTFRHSFATHLLEGGANLRAIQEMLGHESITTTEIYTHIDRESLRKEILEHHPRNRERN
- a CDS encoding SusC/RagA family TonB-linked outer membrane protein; translation: MELSSKMVRLTGLLCVASTLQGIPSLFASVPNMIPSIAQQSDVYMLTGTVIDEAGVPVIGANIIEKGTTNGAVTDFDGNFSIQISKHSTLVVSYIGYSDQEIAVNGAQTLRIVLKEDSQSLDELVVVGYGTQKKVNLTGAVEQVTSEVFDNRSVPNVTQALQGSIPNLNIQITDGKPTRTASYNVRGTTSIGQGGDALVLIDGVEGDPSTLNPNDIASVSVLKDAASAAIYGARGTFGVVLITTKEPNKDKTSITYSGNFSMQQPTTVPDFVTDGYEYASHFYEAYHAWNNYSADPKNINKTQEFSLSWLENFRQRKEQGITQEWEIDPTGKYIYYGNEDYYDALYKKHTFAQDHNLSVSGNNGKLNYYVSGRFYGYDGLFKHNTDEYKTMNLRAKGSIQVFDWLKIENNMEFSNMDYHNPINVGEGGSIWRNIADEGHPSSPIFNPDGSLTFSAAYTIGDFIYGKNGLDTNNRVLRNTTGFTASFLENKLHVRGDFTFRNTDYGQTQRRVPVPYSTYDGEIRELSTQYNDIQEYKTRTNYIATNIYADYENTFNEAHYFKGMIGYNYEQSTYDGLKVLRNGLLLEDSENINMALGDAITTSGEYNRWRIAGGFFRLNYGYKDRYLVEVNGRYDGSSKFPTNQQWAFFPSISGGWRLSEEEFWNVKPEILSDVKIRASYGSLGNGNVDPYSYLELLSINTSGRVLNGLKNKYTSAPAVMPDGLTWETATTTDVGADFGSLNGRLRFSGDYYIRKTTDMYTVGETLPDVFGASSPKGNYADMTTRGWEITLTWRDQFQLASKPFNYEIRGTLSDYISTIDRYNNKDGKLSDYYAGQRVGEIWGYVTEGLFQSQEEIDNHADQTLIQSSSQHVTYPGDVKIKDLNGDGVIDYGNNTLTDHGDKTIIGNSLPRFSYSLNLSGDWNSFFVSAFFQGVGKQDWYPSSECIFWGQYNRPYNNLPTWHLGNYWTEDNPDAYLPRYAGYNSSLKETTQTRYLQNVAYIRLKNLQFGYTLPQEIVAKAKMQNARIYISAENLWCWSPLYKHTRDLDVTNIYGSDPDLTDGGSGDGQSYPQMQSISLGVSVTF
- a CDS encoding RagB/SusD family nutrient uptake outer membrane protein; this translates as MKNIIVPFVSACLFLSACSMDEVPQASVDKETVFSNEKGLETYSYSFYDMLPSVTNGYNQDAMCDYGAVTNYDDFIRAGAYSPEVSTGWDWTDLRNINYFIENCTNEAVEESVRNNYIGLARFFRAYFYYEKVVRFGDVPWIDRTLTVDDELLYAPRDSRTVVMDHVLEDLDFACEHITRTSDETGSLVTKWVAYALKSRICLFEGTFRKYHTELGLTDTADKWLQEAANAAETVMNESGYSIYTGAGEDASFRTLFISNSPVTSEVMLASVADEGLGVLGSANWWWTSGTYGSRFSMIRSFINLFLMTDGTPFTDKPNHEQIEFYDECQNRDKRLAQTIRTPGYMRDGKPAAPNFNGYSYTGYQPIKYTLDDSYYDAGALNTNAIPLFRYAEVLLNYAEAKAEMGTLTDADWANTIGVLRARAGITGGLNAKPTKVDKYIQETYFPEISDPTILEVRRERSIELALEGFRFTDLLRWKRGDLMTMRWTGIYVPKLNVQMDLDHDGTTDVIFYKGETPTGLPSSCTPIAVDGGDVTRQGLTGSNSGNLTWYDNDPSRVWYEDGRQYYYPIPKSAINLNGNLKQNPGWE
- a CDS encoding endonuclease/exonuclease/phosphatase family protein, yielding MKRIVLYLCAALAWLTTLPAAAAQQAEKSSCTLNVATFNLRMDTPKDGDNAWPNRKEMVKGLIRFHDFDIFGTQEGFKHQLDNILELGNYAYIGAGRDDGKEAGEHSAIFYKKDRFEVLDKGNFWFSETPNVPGKGWDAVCCNRICSWGKFKDKVSGQVFFFFNSHYDHQGKVARRESSLLLLKKIREIAGEKAIVFATGDFNAVPTDEPIVTLAADGLLLDSYTRSETPRYGTEGTFSSFQLDAPMQNRIDYIWVTKQISVKKYAVLNDMQYGHFPSDHFPVMIQAAF
- the aroQ gene encoding type II 3-dehydroquinate dehydratase; protein product: MKKILIINGPNLNLLGKREPTIYGNNTFEDYLEQLREKYPQCEISYYQSNIEGELINKIHEVGFTYDGIILNAGAYTHTSIALHDAIKAVTTPVIEVHISNVHAREPFRHVSMISAACKGVVIGFGLESYRLALESFIGK
- the pyk gene encoding pyruvate kinase — translated: MLKHTKIVATVSDQRCDVEFIDALYKAGMNVVRLNTAHMDEEGLSRVVNNVRAVSNRIGILMDTKGPEVRTTPTENNVSIPFVTGDLVKISGDPNGVTTHEHIYVSYPRFVHDLSVGSTILIDDGDLELKVIEKHEDYLLCEAQNEATMGNRKSVNVPGVRINLPSLTDKDRKNILWAIQNDLDFIAHSFVRSKQDVLDIQHILDEYNSPIKIIAKIENQEGVDNIDEILEAAYGIMIARGDLGIEVAAEKIPGIQRILIRKCVEVKKPVIVATQMLHSMINNPRPTRAEVTDIANAIYYRTDALMLSGETAYGKYPVEAVQTMTKVAREAEKTKLAANDIRVPIEGNDLDVTSFLAKQAVKSSSKLNVKAIITDSHTGRTARYLAAFRGPATVFAICYRERVMRMLSLSYGVWAVHQPWNDSRRGYFYDALYQLIKSGRITRDNMVAYLSGSFGEGGGTTFLEINNVGRVLDASSSYTLPTFQE
- a CDS encoding O-methyltransferase; translated protein: MEKVDINDYILSHSDDEGDLLAALNRDANVNLLRPRMLSGHLQGRILKMFCRMLRPKRALEIGTYTAYATLCMAEGMEEGSLIHTIEINDEMEDFIQKYVSQSPHKDKIKVHYGDAMDIIPQLNETFDLVFIDANKRLYSKYYDLVFPMVRPGGLILADNTLWDGKVTEEHVPAADKQTLGILAFNDKIKADDRVEKVILPLRDGLTMIWKK